Proteins from a single region of Ischnura elegans chromosome 2, ioIscEleg1.1, whole genome shotgun sequence:
- the LOC124153789 gene encoding choline/ethanolamine kinase-like isoform X4: MSLVLFDVTWCNGVRPDASAIEISNADRLYRSTRACHSRMNPDSLEMRERAFRICRDYLHGAWRNISSQDMVLKRISGGLSNWLFYCALPVTHPPRQGEPARVLLRLYGQIHGGNNVGGGGGGPGAANVPVPTQSPLEGILTESVIFTLLSERRLGPRLHGVFPGGRLEEYIPAQPLKTAQMSDPKLIPLIAEKMALIHSMNVPISKEPRWLWDTMQRWMLNVQEIKADYELKNLACDDKGALIEDVLRHNFADEVDWLKKQVKKLSSPVVFCHNDMQEGNILLREEETAETKAANQLSPSRHHSNMVIIDFEYCSYNYRGFDIANHFCEWTYDYTLDSHPNFSSCPKAYPSRDQQGEGEDLCRLYRASVAT; the protein is encoded by the exons ATGTCATTGGTTTTGTTTGACGTCACGTGGTGCAATGGGGTGCGGCCCGACGCATCTGCGATCGAAATTAGCAATGCAGACCGCCTTTATCGAAGCACTCGTGCTTGTCACAGCAGG ATGAACCCCGATAGCCTAGAGATGAGGGAGAGGGCATTCCGAATCTGCAGAGACTACCTTCACGGAGCATGGAGGAACATCTCATCCCAGGACATGGTGCTGAAACGCATAAG TGGAGGACTGAGCAATTGGCTTTTCTACTGTGCACTTCCTGTGACCCACCCACCTCGTCAAGGAGAGCCAGCTAGAGTACTGCTTCGCCTTTATGGCCAGATTCATGGTGGTAACAATGTTGGCGGAGGCGGTGGTGGGCCAGGGGCGGCAAATGTGCCTGTACCAACACAATCACCCCTTGAGGGAATACTTACGGAATCTGTTATCTTCACATTGCTCTCTGAGAGGAGACTTGGACCACGCCTTCATGGTGTTTTCCCTGGTGGACGACTGGAAGAGTACATACCG GCTCAGCCCCTGAAGACTGCTCAGATGAGTGACCCCAAGTTAATTCCATTGATTGCTGAGAAAATGGCCCTGATACACTCCATGAATGTGCCCATCAGCAAAGAGCCACGATGGCTGTGGGATACAATGCAAAG gtGGATGCTGAATGTTCAGGAAATAAAGGCTGACTACGAGTTGAAAAATTTGGCGTGTGATGACAAGGGTGCTCTGATTGAAGATGTTTTAAGGCACAACTTTGCTGATGAAGTGGATTGGCTCAA GAAACAGGTCAAAAAACTCTCCTCCCCTGTCGTATTCTGTCACAATGATATGCAGGAAGGAAACATTCTTCTTCGGGAAGAAGAAACAGCTGAGACAAAGGCTGCAAATCAATTATCCCCTAGCCGGCATCATTCCAACATGGTGATCATCGACTTTGAATATTGTTCGTACAACTACCGAGGATTTGACATTGCAAACCACTTCTGTGAATGGACCTATGATTACACCTTAGACAGTCATCCCAACTTCTCGTCATGCCCCAAGGCTTACCCATCACGAGATCAGCAG
- the LOC124153789 gene encoding choline/ethanolamine kinase-like isoform X3 has protein sequence MSLVLFDVTWCNGVRPDASAIEISNADRLYRSTRACHSRMNPDSLEMRERAFRICRDYLHGAWRNISSQDMVLKRISGGLSNWLFYCALPVTHPPRQGEPARVLLRLYGQIHGGNNVGGGGGGPGAANVPVPTQSPLEGILTESVIFTLLSERRLGPRLHGVFPGGRLEEYIPAQPLKTAQMSDPKLIPLIAEKMALIHSMNVPISKEPRWLWDTMQRWMLNVQEIKADYELKNLACDDKGALIEDVLRHNFADEVDWLKKQVKKLSSPVVFCHNDMQEGNILLREEETAETKAANQLSPSRHHSNMVIIDFEYCSYNYRGFDIANHFCEWTYDYTLDSHPNFSSCPKAYPSRDQQSSLPPCSSGWSAAGVTSHSGPTHSHNTPTRLAG, from the exons ATGTCATTGGTTTTGTTTGACGTCACGTGGTGCAATGGGGTGCGGCCCGACGCATCTGCGATCGAAATTAGCAATGCAGACCGCCTTTATCGAAGCACTCGTGCTTGTCACAGCAGG ATGAACCCCGATAGCCTAGAGATGAGGGAGAGGGCATTCCGAATCTGCAGAGACTACCTTCACGGAGCATGGAGGAACATCTCATCCCAGGACATGGTGCTGAAACGCATAAG TGGAGGACTGAGCAATTGGCTTTTCTACTGTGCACTTCCTGTGACCCACCCACCTCGTCAAGGAGAGCCAGCTAGAGTACTGCTTCGCCTTTATGGCCAGATTCATGGTGGTAACAATGTTGGCGGAGGCGGTGGTGGGCCAGGGGCGGCAAATGTGCCTGTACCAACACAATCACCCCTTGAGGGAATACTTACGGAATCTGTTATCTTCACATTGCTCTCTGAGAGGAGACTTGGACCACGCCTTCATGGTGTTTTCCCTGGTGGACGACTGGAAGAGTACATACCG GCTCAGCCCCTGAAGACTGCTCAGATGAGTGACCCCAAGTTAATTCCATTGATTGCTGAGAAAATGGCCCTGATACACTCCATGAATGTGCCCATCAGCAAAGAGCCACGATGGCTGTGGGATACAATGCAAAG gtGGATGCTGAATGTTCAGGAAATAAAGGCTGACTACGAGTTGAAAAATTTGGCGTGTGATGACAAGGGTGCTCTGATTGAAGATGTTTTAAGGCACAACTTTGCTGATGAAGTGGATTGGCTCAA GAAACAGGTCAAAAAACTCTCCTCCCCTGTCGTATTCTGTCACAATGATATGCAGGAAGGAAACATTCTTCTTCGGGAAGAAGAAACAGCTGAGACAAAGGCTGCAAATCAATTATCCCCTAGCCGGCATCATTCCAACATGGTGATCATCGACTTTGAATATTGTTCGTACAACTACCGAGGATTTGACATTGCAAACCACTTCTGTGAATGGACCTATGATTACACCTTAGACAGTCATCCCAACTTCTCGTCATGCCCCAAGGCTTACCCATCACGAGATCAGCAG